The genomic region GTGCCGGGAAGCCTGCCCCCGTCGATGAGCAGCTCCCGGGGCACGGTGCATTCGTCGGGAGTCTGGGGATCCTTGGACCCGTGGAGGTTTGCGCTGGTTGCCGTGATCGGGCCGTCGAACCGTTCGATCAGCCGGAGCGCCTTCTCATGAGACGGGATCCGGATGCCGATCATGCCGGTGCCTCCGGTCAGGATCTCCGGGACGCTGTTGCGGGAGGGAAGGATGACCGTGACCGGGCCCGGGAGGAACTTCTCGATGAAATCCTGCATCTCCGGCCTTATGTGGGCAACGGCACAGAGCATCTCGAAATCCGAGACTGCAATCGAGATGGGCATCGAGATAGGCCGTTTCTTGGCCTCGTACACCCGGTCGATCGCCTCGTCCGAGAACGCATCTGCCCCAAGACCATAGACCGTCTCCGTAGGGTAGACTACCAGCCCGTCATGCATCAGGATGGAGACCGCTTTTTCTATGATGTCCATTAAAATTCACGCCCGCGGACCCGGTTTATGTCAAAGACTGCCTTACTGCTGACGTGCATAACGGCAAAGACCCCAGCCTGGATGGGATCGGTGACCACGAGATCCGCGTGCTCGGGAACAGTTCCTGCCATTTTAAGGGCAATGACCGGGATACCGGCTTCGCGGACCCGGTCCACGGCCTTCGAGATCTCGCCCCCCATGATGGACCCGGCCAGAACCAGGATGGACGCACGGGGCAGGCGCGAGACGGCGTCGACAGCAAGCGCAAGCGTCCGCTCACCGACGAGCGGGATGGTATCGACC from uncultured Methanoregula sp. harbors:
- a CDS encoding L-threonylcarbamoyladenylate synthase, giving the protein MDIIEKAVSILMHDGLVVYPTETVYGLGADAFSDEAIDRVYEAKKRPISMPISIAVSDFEMLCAVAHIRPEMQDFIEKFLPGPVTVILPSRNSVPEILTGGTGMIGIRIPSHEKALRLIERFDGPITATSANLHGSKDPQTPDECTVPRELLIDGGRLPGTPSTVVDLAGLRIVRRGAEAEKVEHYLSTL